The following coding sequences lie in one Nitrospira lenta genomic window:
- a CDS encoding sigma-54-dependent transcriptional regulator: protein MRATVFVTDDEQAIRAAIVKRLTRQGHRAVGYESGEALLEALRHELPDLILLDLKMPGLNGLDTLKRLRQLAPSAMVIMLTAYGTVQDAVEAMKLGAYDFLIKSVDLEGIDPVVARVLDVVSLRRRLDAELEHRDSQYQLSHLVAQSHVMKQLLEQVREVAENPKSSVMLLGETGTGKEFFARVIHHNGARASAPFIGVNCTAIPKELFESELFGFERGAFTGANQRKLGLLEKSEGGTLFLDEIGDLDLSMQAKLLRVIQERSFRRLGGTDDIGVDFRLITATNRDLKKEVGRGAFREDLYFRLNVVAFELPPLRNRVEDIFDLCQRALVRFAQDFGKPVPELDPEARTLLERYHYPGNIRELQNILERAMIFCQGRTLAPSCLPAELREAGKQVAVTTAPGPEPVVRVEMKLGQQSLADVEGAIVEEVLRLADYNKTLAAKHLGMTRFALDRRLKKTHDE from the coding sequence ATGCGTGCAACGGTATTTGTAACGGATGATGAACAGGCGATTCGCGCCGCGATCGTCAAGCGGCTGACTCGGCAGGGGCATCGTGCCGTCGGATATGAATCCGGCGAAGCGCTGCTGGAAGCGCTCCGGCACGAGCTGCCCGATCTCATCTTGCTCGATCTGAAGATGCCCGGCCTCAACGGTCTCGACACCTTGAAGCGTCTGCGGCAGCTGGCTCCGTCCGCCATGGTGATTATGCTGACGGCGTACGGGACGGTGCAGGATGCCGTGGAAGCGATGAAGCTGGGGGCGTACGACTTTCTGATTAAGTCGGTCGATCTGGAGGGCATCGATCCGGTGGTCGCCCGCGTGTTGGATGTCGTGAGCCTTCGCCGCCGCCTGGATGCCGAGCTCGAACATCGGGACAGTCAATACCAATTGAGCCATCTGGTCGCGCAGAGCCACGTGATGAAGCAGTTGCTCGAACAGGTGCGTGAAGTGGCAGAGAATCCCAAATCGTCGGTGATGCTGCTCGGTGAAACCGGAACGGGGAAGGAGTTTTTTGCGCGCGTGATTCATCACAACGGCGCCCGGGCGTCGGCGCCGTTTATCGGGGTCAACTGCACGGCGATTCCCAAGGAGCTGTTTGAGAGCGAATTGTTTGGGTTTGAGCGGGGCGCGTTTACCGGCGCGAATCAGCGCAAGCTCGGGCTGCTCGAAAAATCTGAAGGCGGGACCCTGTTCCTGGATGAAATCGGTGATCTCGATCTTTCGATGCAGGCCAAACTCTTGCGCGTCATCCAGGAACGCTCTTTCCGGCGCCTGGGAGGGACCGATGATATCGGCGTGGATTTCCGTCTGATCACGGCCACGAACCGCGATCTCAAAAAGGAAGTGGGGCGCGGGGCCTTTCGCGAGGATCTCTATTTCAGGCTCAACGTGGTCGCCTTCGAGCTGCCGCCGTTGAGGAATCGAGTGGAGGACATCTTCGATCTCTGCCAGCGCGCGCTGGTCCGGTTCGCTCAGGATTTCGGGAAGCCGGTGCCCGAACTGGACCCGGAGGCCCGCACGCTGCTGGAGCGCTATCACTATCCGGGAAATATCCGCGAGCTCCAGAATATTCTTGAGCGGGCCATGATCTTCTGTCAGGGCCGGACGCTTGCGCCGAGCTGTTTGCCGGCGGAGTTGCGCGAAGCAGGCAAGCAGGTGGCCGTCACTACGGCGCCGGGACCGGAGCCGGTCGTGCGGGTCGAGATGAAGCTGGGGCAGCAATCGCTGGCCGATGTAGAGGGCGCGATCGTGGAAGAAGTCTTGCGGCTGGCCGATTACAACAAGACGCTGGCGGCCAAACATCTTGGAATGACCCGCTTCGCCCTGGATCGGCGACTCAAGAAAACCCACGACGAGTAG
- a CDS encoding ATP-binding protein yields the protein MRERAARLFNNLPIHRKLLLASFIPLVALIVLSVMTYQSIQTFSQDEEQLDNLYVAQKNAAEYMRLVVDLETGFRGYVLTEQYRYLRPYRVAQEGIDAIGRDLAGRISGDQSDRFKNIQALVVQLVTEKEALIHAIKDGHKQDAFHYMEEGRGRELMVEIRRQMGIFDRFEQQSVAEKLAQLSQDRTSTLFVVLGGGVFTFGLMVGALYLIARSIAAPLLSLATTVGSSPAGLVPAIAVLARTDEIGDLTRVMHDMSTQIRGHLNAMEKSEAALRQLNEHLATSEAKYRGLVDHAPFGIFTTKGMQITFSNRYNQELAGLGPNDPVDPDAFREQIHPEDRDRVLSEFSQAVTQGQSYETVFRFLHKDGSVRKVLSRRLPIDGGDGVSQVYVGFNVDITALEDLQSRLSRAEHLAMLGQVAAGIAHELRNPLVGIGSTASLLLDDFADGDSRRADIDVILKEAKRLDRIVNQIVEYARPRELAPVLFELSGLIAEVVKTLDVPLQAKHLAIQSALSPLADRVHADRDQIKQVLLNVIHNAIDASPMDGAAIDVTAFELSGQERPGIVVLVKDAGVGISSAALPHVFEPFYTTGKRHGTGLGLAICRNIIESHGGDIHMTSEPGKGTSVRIWLPLSQNAQAVKG from the coding sequence ATGCGCGAGCGTGCCGCCCGCTTGTTCAACAATCTTCCGATTCACCGCAAGCTGTTGCTCGCGTCGTTTATTCCTCTCGTCGCCCTCATTGTCTTGAGCGTGATGACCTATCAGAGCATTCAGACGTTTTCGCAGGACGAAGAGCAGCTGGATAATCTGTATGTGGCGCAAAAAAATGCAGCTGAGTATATGCGGTTGGTTGTCGATCTGGAGACCGGGTTCCGGGGCTACGTACTGACCGAGCAATACCGGTATCTGCGTCCCTATCGCGTCGCGCAGGAAGGGATCGATGCCATCGGCCGTGATCTTGCCGGGCGCATTTCAGGCGACCAGTCGGATCGGTTCAAGAATATCCAGGCGCTCGTCGTCCAGTTGGTGACGGAGAAAGAGGCCTTGATTCACGCGATCAAGGACGGCCATAAACAGGACGCCTTTCATTATATGGAAGAGGGGCGCGGGCGGGAACTGATGGTCGAGATTCGCCGGCAAATGGGGATTTTCGACCGGTTCGAGCAGCAGAGCGTCGCTGAAAAGCTGGCACAATTGAGCCAAGATCGCACCTCCACGCTGTTTGTGGTGCTGGGCGGAGGCGTCTTTACCTTCGGGTTGATGGTCGGCGCCTTGTATCTGATTGCCCGTTCGATAGCCGCTCCGCTGCTTAGCCTGGCCACGACGGTCGGTTCTTCGCCCGCGGGTCTCGTCCCGGCGATTGCCGTGCTGGCGCGCACGGACGAGATCGGGGATCTCACGCGGGTCATGCACGACATGAGCACCCAGATTCGCGGCCACCTCAATGCGATGGAGAAGTCCGAAGCCGCGCTTCGTCAGCTGAACGAGCATTTAGCCACCTCGGAGGCGAAGTATCGCGGTCTCGTCGATCATGCGCCGTTTGGAATCTTTACCACGAAGGGCATGCAGATCACCTTCAGCAATCGCTATAACCAAGAATTAGCGGGCCTCGGTCCCAATGATCCGGTGGATCCCGATGCCTTCAGAGAGCAGATTCATCCGGAAGATCGCGATCGGGTGCTGTCCGAATTTTCGCAGGCGGTGACGCAAGGCCAGTCGTACGAAACCGTCTTTCGCTTTTTGCACAAGGACGGAAGTGTGCGCAAAGTCTTGAGCCGCCGGTTGCCCATCGACGGCGGCGACGGCGTTTCGCAAGTCTACGTGGGCTTCAACGTCGATATCACGGCGCTGGAGGATTTGCAGTCCCGATTGAGCCGGGCGGAGCATCTGGCGATGTTGGGGCAGGTGGCGGCCGGCATCGCGCATGAGCTCAGGAATCCGCTGGTCGGGATCGGCTCGACCGCCTCGCTTCTACTCGATGATTTCGCGGACGGCGATTCGCGACGGGCGGATATCGATGTGATTTTGAAAGAGGCGAAACGATTGGACCGCATCGTCAATCAAATCGTCGAATATGCGCGGCCGCGAGAGCTGGCGCCGGTACTGTTCGAACTATCTGGATTGATCGCCGAAGTCGTCAAGACGCTCGATGTGCCGCTGCAGGCCAAGCATCTGGCTATTCAGTCGGCCCTGTCGCCGCTGGCCGATCGCGTGCATGCCGATCGGGATCAGATCAAGCAGGTGCTCTTGAACGTCATCCACAATGCGATCGATGCGTCTCCGATGGACGGGGCGGCCATCGACGTGACGGCGTTCGAGTTGTCCGGCCAGGAGCGGCCGGGTATCGTGGTGCTGGTCAAAGATGCCGGCGTCGGGATTTCCTCAGCGGCGCTGCCGCACGTGTTCGAGCCGTTCTATACGACGGGCAAGCGGCATGGGACGGGATTGGGGCTGGCGATCTGCAGAAATATTATTGAAAGCCATGGTGGCGATATTCACATGACGAGTGAGCCGGGCAAAGGGACCTCCGTGAGAATTTGGCTTCCGCTGAGTCAGAATGCTCAGGCGGTGAAAGGCTAA
- a CDS encoding formate/nitrite transporter family protein has product MDYVKPLGVVESMLAGGTTKLNVPPRHLVIRGMLAGAYLGIATSMAVTVAVETGSWIAGSLLFPFGLALAILLGTEIITGSFALLPCIAVASRGQVSMSRVLANWGWVFLGNLLGSMLYALLFALCITTAWDNIVPPVGAKLIAIAEAKTNYYAAHGSAGMLTVFTKAILCNWMVSLAVVASYASNSFSGKLLAIWGPTVLFFSQGFEHAVVNMFVIPVGMLLGANVTVSTWWLWNQIPVTLGNLVGGMLFTGMAIYLTHRTPAPAVNLPVSTVQPPPAQAQHSYSPSF; this is encoded by the coding sequence ATGGACTACGTCAAACCTCTCGGCGTTGTAGAAAGCATGCTGGCCGGCGGTACCACCAAGCTGAACGTGCCCCCGCGGCATCTGGTCATTCGAGGGATGCTGGCCGGCGCGTACCTGGGAATCGCGACCAGCATGGCCGTCACGGTCGCCGTCGAGACCGGGTCCTGGATTGCCGGCAGCCTCCTGTTTCCCTTCGGACTGGCGTTGGCCATCCTCCTGGGAACGGAAATCATCACCGGCAGCTTCGCGCTGCTGCCCTGCATCGCCGTCGCGAGCCGCGGGCAGGTCAGCATGAGTCGCGTACTGGCCAATTGGGGATGGGTCTTTCTCGGCAATCTCTTAGGGTCGATGCTGTATGCCCTCCTGTTCGCACTCTGCATTACGACGGCATGGGACAATATCGTCCCTCCGGTCGGCGCCAAACTGATCGCGATTGCCGAAGCCAAAACGAACTACTATGCCGCCCACGGCTCCGCCGGCATGCTCACGGTCTTTACCAAAGCCATCCTCTGCAATTGGATGGTGAGCTTGGCCGTCGTCGCGTCCTACGCCTCGAACTCCTTTAGCGGGAAATTACTTGCCATCTGGGGACCGACCGTGCTCTTCTTCTCTCAGGGATTTGAACATGCGGTCGTCAATATGTTCGTGATCCCGGTCGGTATGCTGCTCGGCGCCAACGTCACGGTCTCCACCTGGTGGCTCTGGAATCAAATCCCGGTGACATTAGGCAATCTGGTCGGCGGCATGCTCTTCACTGGAATGGCCATCTATCTGACGCATCGGACACCCGCACCGGCAGTGAACCTGCCCGTCTCAACAGTCCAACCGCCCCCGGCCCAGGCCCAGCACAGCTATTCTCCGTCTTTTTAA
- a CDS encoding DHA2 family efflux MFS transporter permease subunit — protein MTTVFLRRLRGWRFVLFNAILGLAHIVVLFNAGSYIALLPHVSGDLGGVLPSFLTWAQTDFMVGLALGFPLARYLSGRIGDYRLLISAFLVYSCASYLCGASETLSQFLPARIAQGIAGGITLPIAQAMLLNEYPKRSKALALSVWGLFSITPFTIGMPVGGYLVYLFGWRSLFYLDFVLTMIVVGTLAALLHGRGFRRRYGRFDLVGFLLLLLLLLGLQTFLNMGNDFDWMDSPLLQAIAIVLAVALPCFVIWELGERHPTLDLRLFRHRNFFIGVTCLTVGFFSVQGLLSLLIVQIQLILGYSSELAGLALLPLVLFGAPAIAVMHILCKYVDARWLICFNSLGFAATFYWMGLYDDPHSFDQLFWPMVVEGIFLGSFFTPLTVLILHGLSGPLILRAAEVANLLRVTAGAFGITFQSIILFRRAHFHQLNLADHFGGRLSISYDPLGQLMTKLIEAGVAPAQVNATLGTMIKQEAAILSLNDAFLVASGLFLGIAALVWFAHPTHRPLPLTPAEELRELRAEELIEEMP, from the coding sequence ATGACAACGGTGTTTCTCAGACGATTGCGGGGCTGGCGGTTTGTGCTCTTCAATGCCATCCTCGGCCTGGCGCACATCGTGGTGTTGTTCAATGCCGGTTCGTATATCGCGCTGCTGCCGCACGTCTCCGGCGACCTCGGCGGCGTCCTGCCGAGTTTTCTCACCTGGGCGCAAACCGACTTCATGGTCGGGCTGGCGCTGGGCTTTCCTCTGGCGCGCTATCTCTCCGGCCGCATCGGCGACTATCGCCTGCTGATCAGCGCATTCCTCGTCTATAGCTGCGCCTCGTACCTCTGCGGCGCCAGCGAAACCCTCTCGCAATTTCTCCCGGCCCGAATCGCGCAGGGCATCGCCGGCGGCATCACATTGCCGATCGCCCAAGCGATGCTGCTGAACGAGTACCCGAAGCGGTCGAAAGCGCTGGCCCTGAGCGTCTGGGGATTGTTCAGCATCACTCCCTTCACCATTGGGATGCCGGTCGGCGGGTACCTCGTCTATCTATTCGGCTGGCGCTCACTGTTCTATTTGGATTTTGTGCTGACGATGATCGTGGTCGGAACGCTGGCGGCGCTCCTCCACGGACGGGGGTTCCGCCGGCGATACGGGCGGTTCGACCTCGTGGGATTTTTGCTGCTCCTGCTCCTGCTTCTGGGTCTCCAGACCTTCCTCAACATGGGCAACGATTTCGATTGGATGGACTCTCCCCTCCTCCAAGCGATCGCGATCGTCCTGGCGGTCGCGCTTCCCTGTTTTGTGATATGGGAACTCGGCGAGCGGCACCCCACCCTGGACCTCCGGCTGTTTCGACACCGGAACTTTTTCATCGGCGTCACCTGCCTGACCGTTGGATTCTTTTCCGTTCAGGGACTGCTCTCGCTCCTGATTGTGCAAATCCAGCTGATCCTGGGCTATTCGTCTGAATTGGCCGGCTTGGCGCTGCTCCCCCTGGTGCTCTTCGGCGCCCCCGCTATTGCGGTCATGCACATCCTCTGCAAATACGTCGATGCGCGCTGGCTGATCTGTTTCAACAGTCTCGGATTTGCCGCCACGTTTTACTGGATGGGCCTGTACGACGACCCACACTCCTTTGACCAACTCTTCTGGCCCATGGTCGTCGAAGGCATCTTTCTGGGATCGTTCTTTACCCCGTTGACCGTGTTGATTCTGCACGGCTTGTCCGGCCCTCTGATTCTCCGCGCGGCCGAGGTCGCCAATCTGTTGCGCGTCACAGCCGGGGCCTTCGGCATCACATTCCAAAGCATCATCCTCTTTCGACGCGCGCACTTCCATCAACTCAATCTGGCCGACCATTTCGGCGGGCGGCTGTCGATCTCGTACGATCCGCTGGGACAGTTGATGACCAAACTCATCGAGGCGGGAGTCGCGCCGGCGCAAGTGAATGCCACGCTCGGCACCATGATCAAACAAGAGGCGGCGATCTTGAGTCTGAACGATGCCTTTCTGGTGGCCAGCGGCCTGTTCCTCGGCATCGCCGCGCTGGTCTGGTTCGCGCATCCGACCCACAGGCCGCTCCCGCTGACTCCAGCAGAAGAGTTGCGAGAACTCCGTGCGGAAGAATTGATCGAGGAGATGCCATGA
- a CDS encoding efflux transporter outer membrane subunit has translation MTFPGIATSRLRTGLGIAGALLFGSCAWIPPGNPPAELLEPPEMRETLAEVESRLQQWPEDRWWTQFSNQELNDLIDSALKDNPGLKRASARLREAEALVKVEGARLLPFLEADASLTHERISQHGVFAVLNPKVAGDKILLGIVNPLSFRYEFDFWGKNRATVEAALGQAAAEEAEKADVRLRLTAAMARSYFKGQALQQQLDIVKTLVAIRRDLKTLAETRFRLGLDNEQPVKIAVADYEAAFKRQAGLRDQLDVQRHVLARLAGQGPDYSLHLFAKPAVVIPEQITAPDHLSIGLLVRRPDLAAALYRADAAARLVKVAKTQFYPTIDLTAFVGFNALTLMKHADKLSNLLFSGQSNSYGFAPGLRMPWFEGGRLRGELAAQRAEYDSAVELYNETLLDAMRDVADSLSAWQSTREMIESHKRLMASLGEDVQLAKVRLITGLDDDREVLRHRQPVLEQEYALRALESDQLVAAVDLIEALGGGYKNQDIEKRPHHNPSAQ, from the coding sequence ATGACCTTCCCTGGCATTGCAACCTCGCGACTACGGACCGGCCTCGGCATCGCCGGTGCGCTGCTCTTCGGCAGTTGCGCCTGGATTCCGCCGGGGAATCCTCCCGCTGAGTTGCTTGAGCCGCCGGAAATGCGCGAGACCCTGGCTGAAGTCGAGAGCCGGCTGCAGCAATGGCCGGAAGATCGCTGGTGGACGCAATTCAGCAATCAGGAATTGAACGACCTGATCGACAGCGCCCTCAAAGATAACCCCGGCCTCAAGCGCGCGTCCGCGCGGTTGCGAGAAGCGGAAGCCCTGGTGAAAGTGGAAGGCGCGCGGCTGCTGCCGTTTCTGGAGGCCGATGCCTCGCTGACCCATGAGCGCATTTCGCAACATGGCGTGTTTGCGGTGCTGAATCCGAAAGTGGCGGGAGACAAGATTCTGCTGGGCATCGTCAACCCGCTGAGCTTTCGGTACGAATTCGATTTCTGGGGGAAGAACCGGGCCACGGTCGAAGCGGCCCTAGGACAGGCAGCTGCGGAAGAAGCGGAAAAGGCCGACGTGCGCCTGCGGCTGACCGCCGCCATGGCGCGATCCTATTTCAAAGGACAAGCATTACAGCAGCAGCTCGACATCGTGAAAACCTTGGTTGCCATCCGCCGGGATCTCAAGACACTCGCGGAAACCCGATTCCGTCTCGGCCTGGATAACGAACAGCCGGTAAAAATCGCCGTCGCGGATTATGAAGCGGCCTTCAAGCGGCAAGCGGGGCTCCGCGATCAACTCGACGTCCAGCGCCATGTGCTGGCGCGGCTGGCCGGCCAAGGCCCGGATTATTCGCTCCACTTGTTCGCGAAACCGGCCGTCGTGATTCCCGAACAGATTACCGCCCCCGACCATCTATCCATCGGACTGTTGGTCCGCCGTCCTGATCTGGCCGCGGCCCTCTACCGGGCCGATGCCGCCGCCCGGTTGGTCAAGGTCGCGAAGACCCAATTTTACCCCACGATCGATCTCACCGCGTTCGTCGGATTCAATGCGCTGACGCTGATGAAACACGCCGATAAATTGTCCAACCTGTTATTCAGCGGTCAAAGCAACTCCTATGGCTTCGCGCCGGGACTGCGCATGCCCTGGTTCGAGGGCGGCCGGCTGCGTGGTGAACTGGCCGCGCAACGGGCGGAATATGACTCGGCCGTGGAGCTTTATAATGAAACGCTGCTCGATGCGATGCGCGATGTGGCGGACAGCCTCAGTGCCTGGCAATCGACGCGCGAGATGATTGAATCGCACAAGCGCCTGATGGCCTCCCTCGGTGAAGACGTGCAGTTGGCGAAAGTGCGGCTCATCACCGGCCTGGACGACGACCGCGAGGTCTTGCGGCACCGCCAGCCCGTGCTGGAACAGGAGTATGCCCTGCGCGCGCTGGAAAGCGACCAACTGGTGGCGGCCGTCGACCTCATCGAAGCGCTGGGCGGGGGCTATAAGAATCAGGACATCGAAAAGAGACCACACCATAACCCGAGTGCACAATGA
- a CDS encoding HlyD family secretion protein, whose protein sequence is MTTTPTPPTPSPAPAPTSFRIHPKAIRARRNRRLLIVAALVLIASIVYLNYWWTHDRFWVRTDNAYVTGNLVPVAAQASGIVTQVLAEETQFVNRGDLMIRLDEHQAYAALGRARGHLGEEVRRIAALFMTRKQLAEQLTSRSARLNLALHDLARYRTAAASGAVSKQILQNTSDKILSLEADVRETKAELDTLDARVGGTTVIAHPAVELAKHQLIEAYLEYTRQQIKAPVSGYVAKRKAQVGDRVHPGSPLMTIVPLDHLWVEANLRETEMQHIRPGQTALVNVGLYGSQYTFHGTVEGLVPGSGSAFALLPPDNATGNFIHIVERVPVRIALQEQEIREHPVRPGLSTVTSINIGEPGQSVWSSSAAPSTAEYATDVYADELPTAEAMAKEVMASNLAVAHNGELDELQLVREGGEVRQTDLEQGTWRKSEKAATPLDVPVRSERSDHTPRSYVPRHSPDMGNTSPPLTPSIGPGSGSLGPEGGRSPSRLRLGSDQDRGK, encoded by the coding sequence ATGACGACCACACCGACTCCACCCACGCCTTCACCGGCACCGGCACCGACTTCGTTCCGAATCCATCCCAAAGCCATCCGCGCCCGCCGGAACCGCCGGCTGCTAATCGTGGCCGCGCTCGTGCTGATCGCCTCCATCGTCTACCTCAACTACTGGTGGACGCACGACCGGTTCTGGGTCCGCACCGACAACGCCTACGTGACCGGGAACCTCGTCCCGGTGGCGGCGCAGGCCTCCGGGATTGTCACGCAGGTCCTGGCCGAAGAAACGCAATTCGTCAATCGAGGCGACTTGATGATCCGCCTCGACGAACATCAGGCCTACGCGGCATTAGGACGCGCGCGCGGGCACCTCGGCGAAGAAGTCCGGCGCATTGCAGCGCTGTTCATGACCAGAAAACAGCTGGCGGAACAATTGACCTCGCGGTCCGCCCGCCTGAATCTGGCACTCCACGATCTGGCACGCTATCGGACCGCGGCGGCGAGCGGCGCCGTGTCTAAGCAAATTCTCCAAAATACGTCCGACAAAATTCTGTCGCTGGAAGCGGATGTGCGGGAAACGAAGGCCGAGCTCGATACGCTCGATGCGCGGGTGGGCGGCACCACCGTCATCGCGCACCCAGCCGTCGAGCTGGCGAAACACCAGCTCATCGAAGCCTATCTGGAATACACCCGCCAACAGATCAAAGCCCCGGTCTCCGGCTATGTGGCGAAGCGGAAAGCCCAGGTGGGCGATCGCGTGCATCCCGGCTCACCGCTGATGACCATCGTGCCGCTGGATCATTTGTGGGTTGAGGCGAATCTGCGTGAAACCGAGATGCAACACATTCGCCCCGGGCAGACGGCGTTGGTCAACGTCGGCCTGTATGGATCGCAATATACGTTTCACGGCACCGTCGAAGGCCTCGTGCCCGGCAGCGGGAGCGCCTTCGCCCTGTTGCCGCCGGACAATGCCACGGGAAACTTCATCCATATCGTTGAACGCGTGCCGGTCCGCATTGCGTTGCAGGAACAGGAAATTCGCGAGCATCCGGTCAGACCCGGTCTGTCCACCGTCACATCGATCAACATCGGGGAACCTGGTCAATCCGTATGGTCGTCTTCCGCCGCGCCTTCGACGGCGGAATATGCCACCGATGTCTATGCCGACGAACTGCCCACGGCGGAGGCCATGGCGAAAGAGGTCATGGCCAGCAATCTGGCTGTCGCACACAACGGCGAATTGGACGAGCTCCAACTGGTACGCGAAGGGGGCGAAGTCAGACAGACCGATCTGGAGCAAGGCACCTGGCGAAAATCCGAAAAGGCCGCGACGCCTCTCGATGTACCCGTACGGTCCGAACGCAGCGATCACACGCCCCGCTCTTACGTTCCGCGGCACAGTCCCGATATGGGGAACACGTCACCTCCACTGACGCCCTCCATCGGTCCAGGTTCCGGCTCACTGGGACCGGAGGGAGGGCGCAGCCCCTCCCGACTCCGCCTGGGCTCCGATCAGGATCGCGGGAAATAA
- a CDS encoding efflux transporter outer membrane subunit gives MLSERVRTGSHAPGFLLAGVRRSAMAVLALTASACSDVPHVDLAPPYQPAEFVVPASWHGASPFVEANPSDGAMRPDWWTLYEDPLLNQLEEQAMAANADLQATAERFIQARDEMMKVRSRRMPQIGLGFGASNNRQSENTLFRAPDSPLQDPSVNLGGLASWEPDFWSAIRNATRVETYRAEQRAADYGLARLSLQAEIAANYFSLRGYDAEIATYTQSIDLYRRSLAIVKAQFAGAIASALDVARVESLLYSTETKLAQVQGQRQVTEQSIATLVNMAPAGFTIKPVDQLRVTRITIPQTMPSTLLERRPDVAAMERQMAQANRAIGIARSAFYPNVNFRIGGGFEDGGFNLVQLANSLWSYGATVSVPMFQGGYRRAQLQQAWSAYRETEDRYRAIVLNAFREVENNLSLTNQLNLAVNRQEAAVGATMKTQSLTMELYQGGLASSLELIYAQEVTLTARIESVQIKVELLRASVALIRALGGGWNRNQLPTDEQIQPFETFQYTNLDKPAPAGGIDVHVGNNRIYNDLTKPPVP, from the coding sequence ATGCTGAGCGAGCGTGTCCGCACAGGATCCCACGCGCCAGGCTTTCTCCTCGCCGGGGTCCGGCGCAGTGCGATGGCCGTGCTGGCGCTCACGGCATCGGCCTGTAGCGATGTGCCGCATGTCGATCTGGCCCCGCCCTATCAACCGGCTGAATTTGTCGTCCCTGCCTCGTGGCATGGGGCCAGTCCCTTCGTCGAGGCGAATCCGTCGGATGGCGCGATGCGTCCGGATTGGTGGACCCTCTACGAGGATCCGCTCCTGAACCAGCTCGAAGAGCAGGCGATGGCGGCGAATGCGGATCTCCAGGCCACGGCGGAACGGTTTATCCAGGCGCGCGATGAAATGATGAAAGTCCGGTCGCGCCGAATGCCGCAGATCGGACTGGGGTTCGGTGCCTCGAATAACAGGCAGTCAGAGAATACCCTGTTTCGCGCTCCCGATAGTCCGCTCCAGGACCCCTCCGTGAACCTTGGAGGGCTGGCCTCTTGGGAGCCAGATTTTTGGTCGGCGATCCGCAATGCGACGCGCGTGGAAACGTATCGCGCGGAACAGCGGGCCGCCGACTATGGCCTCGCGCGTCTCAGTCTGCAGGCGGAGATCGCGGCCAACTATTTTTCGCTACGCGGCTACGACGCCGAGATCGCGACCTATACCCAATCGATCGATCTCTATCGACGGTCCCTCGCCATCGTGAAGGCGCAGTTTGCCGGGGCGATTGCCTCGGCTCTCGACGTGGCTCGCGTCGAATCGCTCCTATACAGCACTGAGACGAAACTGGCCCAGGTTCAAGGACAACGCCAAGTGACGGAACAGTCGATTGCCACCCTCGTCAACATGGCGCCGGCCGGGTTCACGATCAAACCGGTCGATCAGCTTCGTGTGACGCGGATCACGATTCCGCAGACTATGCCGTCGACCTTGCTGGAGCGCCGGCCGGATGTCGCTGCAATGGAGCGCCAGATGGCGCAAGCGAACCGGGCCATCGGCATTGCCCGTTCCGCTTTTTATCCGAACGTGAATTTCCGGATCGGAGGCGGCTTTGAGGACGGCGGTTTCAATCTTGTCCAGCTCGCCAACAGTTTATGGTCCTATGGCGCGACGGTATCGGTGCCGATGTTTCAGGGAGGCTACCGACGCGCTCAATTGCAGCAGGCCTGGTCGGCCTACCGCGAAACAGAAGATCGATACCGGGCGATCGTGCTCAACGCCTTCCGCGAAGTCGAAAATAATTTGAGTCTGACCAATCAGCTGAACCTTGCCGTCAACCGGCAAGAGGCGGCGGTCGGAGCGACGATGAAGACGCAAAGTCTGACCATGGAGCTGTATCAGGGCGGGCTGGCCTCCAGCCTGGAACTGATTTATGCGCAGGAGGTTACACTCACGGCGCGGATCGAATCGGTACAGATCAAGGTCGAACTTCTGAGAGCGTCGGTGGCGCTGATCCGTGCGCTCGGCGGAGGCTGGAACCGGAATCAGTTGCCGACTGACGAGCAAATCCAGCCGTTCGAGACTTTCCAATATACGAATCTCGACAAGCCGGCGCCTGCGGGCGGTATCGATGTCCATGTAGGCAATAACCGGATATACAATGATCTGACCAAGCCGCCGGTTCCTTGA